From Numida meleagris isolate 19003 breed g44 Domestic line chromosome 4, NumMel1.0, whole genome shotgun sequence, the proteins below share one genomic window:
- the GHSR gene encoding growth hormone secretagogue receptor type 1 isoform X1 → MREESAENRTGGESPLHLFPAPVLTGITVACVLLFVVGVVGNLMTMLVVSRFRDMRTTTNFYLSSMAFSDLLIFLCMPLDLFRLWQYRPWNFGDLLCKLFQFISESCTYSTILNITALSVERYVAICFPLRAKVIITKRKVKLVILILWAVSFVSAGPIFVLVGVEHENGTNPLSTNECRATEYAIRSGLLTIMVWISSIFFFLPVFCLTVLYSLIGRKLWRRKRKNIGPSTVIRDKNNKQTVKMLVVVVFAFILCWLPFHVGRYLFSKSFEAGSVEIAVISQYCNLVSFVLFYLSAAINPILYNIMSKKYRVAACRLFGLKALPKKRLSSTKQDSSRVWTEPTVTT, encoded by the exons ATGCGGGAGGAGAGCGCGGAGAACAGGACGGGCGGCGAGTCCCCGCTGCACCTCTTCCCCGCGCCGGTGCTCACCGGCATCACCGTCGCCTGCGTCCTCCTCTTCGTCGTCGGGGTCGTCGGCAACCTGATGACCATGCTGGTGGTGTCGCGGTTCCGGGACATGAGGACCACCACCAACTTCTACCTGTCCAGCATGGCCTTCTCCGACCTGCTCATCTTCCTCTGCATGCCCCTGGACCTCTTCCGCCTCTGGCAGTACCGGCCCTGGAACTTCGGGGACCTCCTCTGCAAGCTCTTCCAGTTCATCAGCGAGAGCTGCACCTACTCCACCATCCTCAACATCACCGCGCTCAGCGTGGAGCGGTACGTCGCCATCTGCTTCCCCCTGCGAGCGAAGGTGATCATCACCAAGAGGAAGGTCAAGCTGGTCATCCTCATCCTCTGGGCCGTCTCCTTCGTTAGCGCCGGCCCCATCTTCGTCCTGGTGGGCGTCGAGCACGAGAACGGCACCAACCCGCTGAGCACCAACGAGTGCCGCGCCACGGAGTACGCCATCCGCTCGGGGCTGCTCACCATCATGGTGTGGATCTCCAGcatcttctttttcctgccCGTGTTCTGCCTCACGGTGCTGTACAGCCTCATCGGGAGGAAGctctggaggaggaagaggaagaacatTGGTCCGAGCACGGTCATCAGGGACAAGAACAACAAGCAGACTGTGAAGATGCTAG ttgtGGTGGTATTTGCTTTCATACTCTGCTGGTTGCCTTTTCACGTAGGAcgatatttattttccaaatcctTTGAAGCTGGATCCGTGGAGATAGCAGTGATCAGCCAGTACTGCAACTTGGTGTCCTTTGTCCTCTTCTACCTGAGCGCAGCCATCAACCCCATCCTCTACAACATCATGTCCAAGAAGTACCGCGTCGCCGCGTGCCGGCTCTTCGGCCTCAAAGCCCTGCCAAAGAAAAGACTCTCCAGCACCAAGCAGGACAGCTCACGTGTGTGGACAGAACCCACTGTCACCACATGA
- the TNFSF10 gene encoding tumor necrosis factor ligand superfamily member 10 isoform X2 yields MLPAGGPSPAHTCGAVLVAAVLLQSVCVAVTYIYFTNELQQLRDTYSKSGTACLTGEELGDLIQNLDVVESKDRVADPCWQVKWHLGKLIKKMMSRILQENMPAINGDRTQALPRRDEPPQSPTLRIAAHLTGSSKRSSASSHNYLSHKGIGQKIHSWETSRRGHSFLYNVEVWNGELVVPQTGFYYIYSQTYFRFRENENEDSGLLERIRNPKQLVQYIYKLTNYPDPILLMKSARTSCWSKKAEYGLYSIYQGGVFQLKRDDRIFVSVSNSDIVDMDKEASFFGAFMIG; encoded by the exons ATGCTGCCCGCGGGCGGGCCGAGCCCCGCGCACACCTGCGGGGCCGTGCTGGTGGCCGCCGTGCTGCTGCAGTCCGTCTGCGTGGCCGTCACCTACATCTACTTCACCAACGagctgcagcag ctccggGACACGTACTCCAAGAGCGGCACTGCGTGTCTCACCGGGGAGGAGCTGGGAGACCTCATCCAGAACTTGGACGTGGTGGAAAGCAAAGACAGAGTGGCTGACCCCTGCTGGCAAGTGAAGTGGCACCTGGGAAAGTTAATTAAAAAG ATGATGTCAAGAATCCTTCAGGAAAACATGCCTGCAATCAACG GTGACAGGACCCAGGCACTGCCGCGCAGGGACGAGCCGCCGCAGAGCCCCACGCTCAGGATAGCAGCACACCTGACGGGCAGCAGCAAGAGGAGCTCCGCGTCCTCGCACA ATTACTTGTCCCACAAAGGCATCGGGCAGAAAATCCACAGCTGGGAGACGTCGAGGAGAGGCCACTCCTTCCTCTACAACGTGGAGGTGTGGAACGGTGAGCTGGTGGTGCCCCAGACAGGCTTCTATTACATCTACTCACAGACTTACTTTCGCTTCCGGGAAAACGAGAACGAGGACTCGGGTTTGTTGGAACGAATAAGGAATCCCAAGCAGCTCGTCCAGTACATTTACAAACTGACAAATTACCCGGATCCCATTCTGCTCATGAAAAGCGCAAGAACGAGCTGCTGGTCCAAAAAGGCCGAGTATGGACTTTACTCCATCTACCAGGGTGGGGTGTTCCAGCTGAAAAGGGACGACAGGATTTTTGTCTCGGTCAGTAACAGTGACATAGTTGACATGGACAAGGAGGCGAGCTTTTTTGGAGCCTTTATGATTGGCTAA
- the TNFSF10 gene encoding tumor necrosis factor ligand superfamily member 10 isoform X3, with protein sequence MLPAGGPSPAHTCGAVLVAAVLLQSVCVAVTYIYFTNELQQLRDTYSKSGTACLTGEELGDLIQNLDVVESKDRVADPCWQVKWHLGKLIKKMMSRILQENMPAINGDRTQALPRRDEPPQSPTLRIAAHLTGSSKRSSASSHTKKANSILGCLQGGGGNCPLCSVLLRPHLKCCIQACGLQHKKDAKVLERVQRRDTKMIRRLEHLSYEESLGELGLFSLEKSNCAHSRELELDDL encoded by the exons ATGCTGCCCGCGGGCGGGCCGAGCCCCGCGCACACCTGCGGGGCCGTGCTGGTGGCCGCCGTGCTGCTGCAGTCCGTCTGCGTGGCCGTCACCTACATCTACTTCACCAACGagctgcagcag ctccggGACACGTACTCCAAGAGCGGCACTGCGTGTCTCACCGGGGAGGAGCTGGGAGACCTCATCCAGAACTTGGACGTGGTGGAAAGCAAAGACAGAGTGGCTGACCCCTGCTGGCAAGTGAAGTGGCACCTGGGAAAGTTAATTAAAAAG ATGATGTCAAGAATCCTTCAGGAAAACATGCCTGCAATCAACG GTGACAGGACCCAGGCACTGCCGCGCAGGGACGAGCCGCCGCAGAGCCCCACGCTCAGGATAGCAGCACACCTGACGGGCAGCAGCAAGAGGAGCTCCGCGTCCTCGCACA ccaagaaggccaacagtatcctgggctgcctgcagggaggaggagggaattGTCCCCTATGCTCTGTCCTCttgaggccccatctgaagtgctgcatccaggcctgcggcctccagcacaagaaagatgcaaaggtgttggagcgggtccagaggagggacacgaagatgatcagaaggctggagcacctctcttatgaagaaagtctgggggagctgggcttgttcagcttggaaaagagcaactgtgcccacagcagggagttggaactagatgatctttga
- the TNFSF10 gene encoding tumor necrosis factor ligand superfamily member 10 isoform X1, translating to MLPAGGPSPAHTCGAVLVAAVLLQSVCVAVTYIYFTNELQQLRDTYSKSGTACLTGEELGDLIQNLDVVESKDRVADPCWQVKWHLGKLIKKMMSRILQENMPAINGDRTQALPRRDEPPQSPTLRIAAHLTGSSKRSSASSHIDYLSHKGIGQKIHSWETSRRGHSFLYNVEVWNGELVVPQTGFYYIYSQTYFRFRENENEDSGLLERIRNPKQLVQYIYKLTNYPDPILLMKSARTSCWSKKAEYGLYSIYQGGVFQLKRDDRIFVSVSNSDIVDMDKEASFFGAFMIG from the exons ATGCTGCCCGCGGGCGGGCCGAGCCCCGCGCACACCTGCGGGGCCGTGCTGGTGGCCGCCGTGCTGCTGCAGTCCGTCTGCGTGGCCGTCACCTACATCTACTTCACCAACGagctgcagcag ctccggGACACGTACTCCAAGAGCGGCACTGCGTGTCTCACCGGGGAGGAGCTGGGAGACCTCATCCAGAACTTGGACGTGGTGGAAAGCAAAGACAGAGTGGCTGACCCCTGCTGGCAAGTGAAGTGGCACCTGGGAAAGTTAATTAAAAAG ATGATGTCAAGAATCCTTCAGGAAAACATGCCTGCAATCAACG GTGACAGGACCCAGGCACTGCCGCGCAGGGACGAGCCGCCGCAGAGCCCCACGCTCAGGATAGCAGCACACCTGACGGGCAGCAGCAAGAGGAGCTCCGCGTCCTCGCACA TAGATTACTTGTCCCACAAAGGCATCGGGCAGAAAATCCACAGCTGGGAGACGTCGAGGAGAGGCCACTCCTTCCTCTACAACGTGGAGGTGTGGAACGGTGAGCTGGTGGTGCCCCAGACAGGCTTCTATTACATCTACTCACAGACTTACTTTCGCTTCCGGGAAAACGAGAACGAGGACTCGGGTTTGTTGGAACGAATAAGGAATCCCAAGCAGCTCGTCCAGTACATTTACAAACTGACAAATTACCCGGATCCCATTCTGCTCATGAAAAGCGCAAGAACGAGCTGCTGGTCCAAAAAGGCCGAGTATGGACTTTACTCCATCTACCAGGGTGGGGTGTTCCAGCTGAAAAGGGACGACAGGATTTTTGTCTCGGTCAGTAACAGTGACATAGTTGACATGGACAAGGAGGCGAGCTTTTTTGGAGCCTTTATGATTGGCTAA
- the GHSR gene encoding growth hormone secretagogue receptor type 1 isoform X2 → MREESAENRTGGESPLHLFPAPVLTGITVACVLLFVVGVVGNLMTMLVVSRFRDMRTTTNFYLSSMAFSDLLIFLCMPLDLFRLWQYRPWNFGDLLCKLFQFISESCTYSTILNITALSVERYVAICFPLRAKVIITKRKVKLVILILWAVSFVSAGPIFVLVGVEHENGTNPLSTNECRATEYAIRSGLLTIMVWISSIFFFLPVFCLTVLYSLIGRKLWRRKRKNIGPSTVIRDKNNKQTVKMLGRYLFSKSFEAGSVEIAVISQYCNLVSFVLFYLSAAINPILYNIMSKKYRVAACRLFGLKALPKKRLSSTKQDSSRVWTEPTVTT, encoded by the exons ATGCGGGAGGAGAGCGCGGAGAACAGGACGGGCGGCGAGTCCCCGCTGCACCTCTTCCCCGCGCCGGTGCTCACCGGCATCACCGTCGCCTGCGTCCTCCTCTTCGTCGTCGGGGTCGTCGGCAACCTGATGACCATGCTGGTGGTGTCGCGGTTCCGGGACATGAGGACCACCACCAACTTCTACCTGTCCAGCATGGCCTTCTCCGACCTGCTCATCTTCCTCTGCATGCCCCTGGACCTCTTCCGCCTCTGGCAGTACCGGCCCTGGAACTTCGGGGACCTCCTCTGCAAGCTCTTCCAGTTCATCAGCGAGAGCTGCACCTACTCCACCATCCTCAACATCACCGCGCTCAGCGTGGAGCGGTACGTCGCCATCTGCTTCCCCCTGCGAGCGAAGGTGATCATCACCAAGAGGAAGGTCAAGCTGGTCATCCTCATCCTCTGGGCCGTCTCCTTCGTTAGCGCCGGCCCCATCTTCGTCCTGGTGGGCGTCGAGCACGAGAACGGCACCAACCCGCTGAGCACCAACGAGTGCCGCGCCACGGAGTACGCCATCCGCTCGGGGCTGCTCACCATCATGGTGTGGATCTCCAGcatcttctttttcctgccCGTGTTCTGCCTCACGGTGCTGTACAGCCTCATCGGGAGGAAGctctggaggaggaagaggaagaacatTGGTCCGAGCACGGTCATCAGGGACAAGAACAACAAGCAGACTGTGAAGATGCTAG GAcgatatttattttccaaatcctTTGAAGCTGGATCCGTGGAGATAGCAGTGATCAGCCAGTACTGCAACTTGGTGTCCTTTGTCCTCTTCTACCTGAGCGCAGCCATCAACCCCATCCTCTACAACATCATGTCCAAGAAGTACCGCGTCGCCGCGTGCCGGCTCTTCGGCCTCAAAGCCCTGCCAAAGAAAAGACTCTCCAGCACCAAGCAGGACAGCTCACGTGTGTGGACAGAACCCACTGTCACCACATGA